A stretch of DNA from Acropora palmata chromosome 12, jaAcrPala1.3, whole genome shotgun sequence:
ataaaaaagatttgaagattgcaatagaaattggcGATCGGGGCGGaaaaggaagagcctatggaaatctcggtgttgcttaccagtcactcgCTGaatatcgaaaagccattaagtacattgaaaaatatttgaaaatttcaatagaaattggtgatcggggcggagaaggagtAGCcaatggaaatctcggtaatgcttactacttcctgggtgactatcgaaaggcgattgaatatcatgaaaagcAATTAAAAGTTGCAACGGAAACTGGTGATCGCGAAGGAGAAGGAAGAAGCAATGGAAGCCTAGGTAACGCTTACAAGtcaatgggtgactatcgaaaagccattgagtatcatgagaaaaatttgaaaattgcaatagaaattggtgatcgtagcggagaaggagcagcctatggaaatcttggtattgCATACGGCTCACTGGGttactatcaaaaagccattgagtattatgaaaaacatttgaaaattgcaatagaaattggtgatctaGCCCAAAAAGGAGGAGCCTACGGAAagctcggtaatgcttaccactcactgggtgactatcgaaaagccattgagtataatgaaaaacatttgaaaattgcaatagaaattggtaatcggggcggagaaggagcagcctatggaggTCTCGGTAATGTATACCAGTtattgggtgactatcgaaaagccattgagtatcatgaaaaacatttgaaaattgcagtagaaattggtgatcgggacGGAGAAGGACGAagctatggaaatctcggtactGTCTAcgagtcactgggtgactatcgaaagggcattgagtatcatgaaaaggatttaaaaattgcaatagaaatggGTAATCGGGCCGCAGAAGGAATAGGATTTCAATTCTCTTTTCTTGACGAATTTGACAACGCGGTTAATAATTATCTTACCGCTGTGGATGTCTTCAATTCTTTGAGATCTCAATTGAAGTCTGAAGATaactggaaaataaactttcgtcAGCAGCACGAAGCGGCGTACATCGCTTTGTGGGTTTCGTTACTACAAATTCAAAAGATGGATGAAGCTTTGTTTGCGGCTGAACAAGGACGAGCGCAGACTTTGTCCGACAATTTGTTGATTCAGTATAAACTTGATGCACTCTCATCATCTGCCACAATTGACACCAAAGAGACAATATCTTGCCTCTTCACAAAACTTTCTTCACCAACTCTTTTTCTAGCAACTGGAGGCTTTACGATCAACATCTGGTTTCtgagaaagggaaagaaaattatatttcGAGAAGGGACGCTGGAGGGTGACAGAAGAGAGAAAGATCCTTTACACGCCTTACTGCAATCATGCAAATGCTGCAAATCGGAGCTGAAGATAGAAAAAGATGTGAAGATCGCACATTTGATGaaattgacaatgaatgctcGTTTAGGAAACAACTGCGGGGTGAAGGAGTTGGAAAACCACCATCGCCGCCTGTAGATAATCCCTTTAAGCCATTTTATGAAGCAGTGGTTGATCCCATTCTTGACATGCTTGAATCTCAAGACgacgagttggtcattgttccTGATGGTGCGTTGTGCTTCACTCCATGGTCCGCAGTTTTTGAATCGATTAGGATTCGCATTGTTCCATCActtacaagttatcaattgatcttaaGTGTACCCGAAGGACATCATAAGAAGAAGGGGGCGCTTTTGGTTGGAAATCCCTGCTTAAAAGAGTTGAAGAAACCCTTAGATGACTTACCATGTGCTCAAGAAGaagtagaaatgattgcatcaattctcaaGACCACACCTCTGACAGGGATACatgcaacaaaagctgaagtgatgaaatGGATGTCCTCAGTTGGCttaattcatattgctgcCCACGGTAACGAGCGCACTGGGGAAATTGCTTTGTCTCCAAATCCTGGATGGTCATCAAAGTTCCCTCAAAGAAAGgattacattttaaaaatgtccgATGTGCAGGCTGCCAAtcttcgagctcgtcttgtggtgctaagttgctgtcacagtggacgaggcagagtcttgaagggtgagggtgtggtcggtatcgcacgtgccttTTTGGCAGCTGGTGCCCGTTCTGTGTTGGTGACCCTCTGGGCAATAGATGACAAAGCTACCAtggtgttcatgaaaagtttctaccaacacctgaaggaaggaaaacccGCCAGTGTTGCTGTTCACCAATCGATAAAATGCCTTCGAGAATCTGAGGAGTTTTCTGAAATGAGGTactgggctccattccaacttatcggagatgacGTCAAGATTGAATTCGAAGAGGATGATGacgtcaaaaaatgagaataataagttttttttttcagtttctttgttAGCATAATAACCGGCGAAATAGGGTTTCTCTTACTTTGCGGTGAAGCCACGTAACAGAACATTTGCGATAATATGCAATGGTTTTGTCAGCCAAAGATAGACGTTCTTACTACAGCAAGGAGGCAGATTGTTTAAGACACATTCCATTTGACTGAGTAGCTTGAGGTCATATTTTTCATAAGGAACAACTTTATAATCAGAATTGAGATACAGACAGTGTTCCTTTTTCAAATGTGATTCACTTGCGCCCCTGTAGAGTAGATTTGCTTGTAACCTGTCTTCCTTTATAAAGCACGATGATTGGTGATACGCTCGGTGAATTTGTGTCTTCTTTTCCGATAATTTTGTTGAACTGTATTCAAGCTATTCTggattaattaattaatttgtcCTAGTTCACTGCGGTTGCTTTTTGCAACTTTGGAGTATCATTTAAGACTGAGGTGAAACTTGGTGTTTCCCACAATGGGCAGAAATCTACTTGTCGTAAGACCATAAGAATTTCCTTGGCAGGCTGTGATCTTTCTGTGTTGGTGGCGCTGTGGAACATAGATAACAAAGCTACCATGCATGGTGTTCATCTAACgtttctaccaacacctgaaGCCTCGTCAATGATTCCACACGCTGTGGTCTTTACGATTTTTGATCATTAAAAGGTACTTTACGCTTTTTGGAACCAAACGAAGCTAAATGATGGATTTAGTCCTGATACTATCATTAAGACGCGTTAATAGATCCAAAACTATGCTCTTGACAATTAGAGAGAGGCCTACAACGTAGGCTTTTCGTCCCTTATTGACCAAATTGAATACgctttttgttaaaattgagTTTAAGACGTTTTTGGTTCTCTCACAACGACGACAATTAATGCTAAAACAATATCTCCCACATATTATCGATCACCACTTTGAACCCTAGAGTTAACAATGAGTGTAAGTTTGAGTAAAAGATCAAAGATACTATCATCTCCGGAACTAGAGTAAGGGCGTGTGCAGTTAAGTAGACCTCGGTCATAGAtcacttctgcttttattgaCCGCTTACATACGGTACAGTGAATAAAATAGTCCTTTCTATTCTTACTGTCTGCTCTTAGTGTCCTTTTCAAGGTTTATGTTAAGAAATAGTTAACCATAATTAACTTTTGGTACGTTATGTGCTAGAAAATTTACTTTTAGTATGTAGCTGATGATTGGTATGTTTTGTAAATCATTGAACATTGTGATCATACAAATTGTTTACTGTCCAGCATTGGTGTTCTTTTTGAGGTTCATGTTAAATAATAAACGTCTTTATGGatgattttatttcatgatGCTACATCTGCCCGCTAGGGGACGCATTTAATCGAGATCATTCCCCTCTCCTTATTCTCACTCAAACGATTTCTCCGTCTGAGAAAACTTGACTTTATATTCTAATTCTGGCTATCAAGCTCAAACATATATACAACATTCATCACTTAATGAGCAACCACTGTTGGGGTGTGTCTGTAAGAGCCATGTGGTTACCCTCTTTGTGACTTACAAGTCAATGGGTGACTATGGAAAGGCCTTTGAGTATCATaagaaaagtttgaaaattgcaatagaaattggtgatcggaaCGGAGAAGGACGAAACTATGGAAATCTCGCACTTTGTTGTATGGACAGAAAAGGGCATGCACATAGAGACAATCGTGCGTGATGATGAATTCTTTAACACACATTTATCAAGGGCAAATGAGGTGTGCAAGGTTGCTATTCTGCCTGAATTATTAGCTAAGTGGTATACACAACCAAAAGAAAGCAGTTCTGATGCCAAATGAGTCCACAGTCCACAGTGTTCAGTAATGAACTTATCAGATGCACGTCCTCCCCAACCCTTTGAAATAAATGACACTGTTCCTTGGGGTGTAATTCCAATCAGAAATTTTGCTGTGTTATGGTGTTTGTAAGAGGACCATGTCTGAG
This window harbors:
- the LOC141860836 gene encoding tetratricopeptide repeat protein 28-like; its protein translation is MQMLQIGAEDRKRCEDRTFDEIDNECSFRKQLRGEGVGKPPSPPVDNPFKPFYEAVVDPILDMLESQDDELVIVPDGALCFTPWSAVFESIRIRIVPSLTSYQLILSVPEGHHKKKGALLVGNPCLKELKKPLDDLPCAQEEVEMIASILKTTPLTGIHATKAEVMKWMSSVGLIHIAAHGNERTGEIALSPNPGWSSKFPQRKDYILKMSDVQAANLRARLVVLSCCHSGRGRVLKGEGVVGIARAFLAAGARSVLVTLWAIDDKATMVFMKSFYQHLKEGKPASVAVHQSIKCLRESEEFSEMRYWAPFQLIGDDVKIEFEEDDDVKK